TTGGTCATTTGGTTTTTGGATGAGTCGTATTACTTATTTTTCTGAACAAGAAGGGAGGGATATAGCAACAAATCTTCGTAAACATAAAATACCGAGTGATGTTATTCATTTTGACACCGGTTGGTTTGAAACAGATTGGAGGTGTAATTACGAATTTTCGAAAAACAGATTTGACGACCCTGCTAAAATGATTGCCGATATGAAAGCAGATGGTTTTAATGTTTGTTTATGGCAGTTACCATATTTTACGCCAAAAAACACGTTGTTTAATGAAATTATTGAAAAAGGCTTAGCTGTAAAAGACAAGAAAGGAAACATTCCTTATGAGGATGCTACATTAGATTTTACTAATCCTAAAACTATTGCATGGTATCAAGAAAAAATAGCTTCTTTACTTAAGTTAGGAGTTGGAGTTATTAAGGTAGATTTTGGAGAGGCTGGACCTGCATCTGGTATTTATAGTAATGGAAAAACAGGTTTTTACGAACATAATTTATATCCTTTAAGATACAATAAAGCGGTTGCTGAAATCACTAAAGAAGTTACAGGCAACAGTATTATTTGGGCACGTAGTACATGGGCTGGAAGTCAGCGTTATCCCTTACACTGGGGAGGCGATGCAGCAACAACTAATACAGCTATGGCATCAACCTTAAGAGGAGGACTCTCTTTAGGGTTATCTGGTTTCTCTTTTTGGAGTCATGATGTAGGTGGATTTACAACAAAATCTCCAGAAGATGTATATCGAAGATGGACGCCTTTTGGGATGCTTACTTCGCATGTGCGCAGTCATGGTGAACCACCAACAGAACCTTGGGAATATAGTAAGGCGTTTTTAAGCGGATTTAGAGATGCAGATAATATGCGTTACAAACTAATGCCATATATCTATGCGCAAGCTAAGCACGCTTCTGAAAATGGTTTGCCAATGCTAAGAGCGTTATTTGTTGAATATCCTAGCGATCCAGGTGCTTGGTTAGTAGACGATCAATACCTTTTTGGGTCAGATATGTTGGTCGCTCCATTATTTGAAAATGTAACGGAAAGAAAGGTGTATTTGCCAGATGGTAAATGGATAGATTATCAAACAGGTAAAGTATACAATAAAGGATGGCATACCATTAAAGCTGGAGCGATTCCTATTATTGCCTTAGTTAAAGATGGTACTGTAATCCCCCATATTAAATTGGCACAATCAACAAAAGATATGAACTGGAGCAAGATAGAACTAAAAGTTTATACTGCTGATACTACAGAGGCTAAAGGGTATTTGTATCTGCCAAACGATTCTGAATTGCACGAATTAATTTTAGATAAAAAAGATTCAGGATTTGTACTTAAAAATAATCCAGTTTCAGAAAAAACAAGTTTCAAAATTACTAATTAAAAGAAATAATAATGTTTAAACAGTTGTCTATAGTATTAGTAGTCGCCTTAAGTATTTCTTGTGTAAAACAAGAAAAAGATGCTATGTATCAAGTGGCATCACCAAATGCAAAAAATAATATAAAATTTGAATTACAAAATGGCGTACCAACATACAGTGTTTCTCATGGAGACAAAAGCGTACTAAATACATCAGATTTGGGTTTCATATTTAAAAACAACGATTCTCTAAGTAGTAATTTTGAAGTCCTTCATGCAGAAGAAACGGCTTTTGATGAAACTTGGGAACAAGTATGGGGAGAAAAACACCATATTCGTAATCATTATAACCAATTATCGGTAACACTTCAAGAAACCTCAAAAACCAAAAGACAATTAGAAATTCAATTTCGTGCCTTTAATGATGGTATTGCCTTTAGATACGTTTATCCAGAACAAGGTAAAGACAGCATTGTTATCATAGACGAACTCACGTCTTTCAATATAGCTAACGATGGTGATGCATGGTGGATTCCAGCTTATAAAACAAATCGTTACGAGCATTTATTTACAAAATCAGGATTAAGTACATTAGATACTGTTCATACACCATTAACAATCAAGAGTAACAATGGTTTATACTTAAGTTTTCATGAAGCAGATTTGAAAGATTTTGCAAGCTATACTATAGCTCATAAAAGCGGAACTCATTTTGATCTTGATTTAATGCCT
The nucleotide sequence above comes from Flavobacteriaceae bacterium HL-DH10. Encoded proteins:
- a CDS encoding glycoside hydrolase family 31 protein, which encodes MKFNKLFTLLSLLLYTCVSIAQLQNNNTLNTPPDISKDFEDYKNTYYLADELASFNPETGQGTIKYLRYNFATRQAFNNMLSKLTPSIANEFPSTEYAVSPELPFSVEFISDRTIRIKTSSGPQFKKQEASLMLVDGVAKDARNLWTYSKVSEGHKYTSSKGSVLITEKPWHVYIYDASGKLLTSTLHLDDVKSTYTPVTPFSFVRRAEDYSRSMDAVFSMSPEEKIFGCGESFTQFNKRGQKVILWTDDANGVQNETMYKPIPFYMSSRGYGVFMHHSTPITVDFGKYFNAANSMMIGDDEADLFVFIGEPKDILDEYTDLTGKPEMPPLWSFGFWMSRITYFSEQEGRDIATNLRKHKIPSDVIHFDTGWFETDWRCNYEFSKNRFDDPAKMIADMKADGFNVCLWQLPYFTPKNTLFNEIIEKGLAVKDKKGNIPYEDATLDFTNPKTIAWYQEKIASLLKLGVGVIKVDFGEAGPASGIYSNGKTGFYEHNLYPLRYNKAVAEITKEVTGNSIIWARSTWAGSQRYPLHWGGDAATTNTAMASTLRGGLSLGLSGFSFWSHDVGGFTTKSPEDVYRRWTPFGMLTSHVRSHGEPPTEPWEYSKAFLSGFRDADNMRYKLMPYIYAQAKHASENGLPMLRALFVEYPSDPGAWLVDDQYLFGSDMLVAPLFENVTERKVYLPDGKWIDYQTGKVYNKGWHTIKAGAIPIIALVKDGTVIPHIKLAQSTKDMNWSKIELKVYTADTTEAKGYLYLPNDSELHELILDKKDSGFVLKNNPVSEKTSFKITN